From a single Brassica napus cultivar Da-Ae chromosome C9, Da-Ae, whole genome shotgun sequence genomic region:
- the LOC111198068 gene encoding protein TPX2 isoform X2 yields the protein MMEVIERDMETETETDTDEDMETDEPMVFEVTEIDLEYEFDAARWCDFTREESPLESRVAELWFETAQSYPPSPFAIKLLMMREEVSDEKTEPLSKSEDVRESDIDISQDQHCLATDVNETANEMKSGVFNFIQRGGELKNVPNESLLKGPTISNHVHKDKVKCRTKSSTRQIPRGSTLMKPTASQLAKLDNSRLRMQVDKTKEKGLFSSSGSEAQASKRQKLDGGLLRKIAEKTQEMNFVHKAVKKDRTLERNLQHGRTKTTVPQEPDFATSHRANRIRQKDDAKLDQEATSVYRFKARPFNRKIFEAPSMPIRKKSTPKLPEFQEFHLKTSERAMQHSSAVSTGNNYRKGSYKPDTKAFLDGVNREPRRPRAADIAKDNDRKHIFKARPLDNKIVSSRRDIGIFRKSKRETAVSLTQTREFSFRSQKKVQQDLPTDLFSKLSIKPELQPNNGSRLRSPQPEQGSKENRLNSFQAGNERTRTVQRWYMDH from the exons ATGATGGAGGTTATAGAGAGAGATATGGAGACGGAGACAGAGACGGATacggatgaagatatggagacAGATGAGCCAATGGTGTTTGAAGTAACTGAAATCGATCTGGAGTATGAGTTTGATGCTGCTCGCTGGTGCGATTTCACTCGAGAGGAGTCTCCGTTGGAGTCTCGTGTTGCCGAACTCTGGTTCGAAACCGCTCAGTCTTACCCACCGTCTC CTTTTGCAATAAAACTGTTAATGATGAGAGAGGAGGTTTCTGATGAAAAGACCGAGCCTTTGTCAAAATCAGAAGATGTCCGGGAGAGCGACATAGATATCTCCCAGGACCAGCATTGTCTAGCCACAGATGTGAATGAAACAG CAAATGAAATGAAGTCTGGAGTTTTTAACTTCATTCAAAGGGGTGGTGAATTGAAGAATGTTCCAAATGAGTCTTTGCTTAAAG GACCAACGATTAGCAATCACGTACACAAAGATAAAGTAAAATGCAGAACGAAGTCAAGTACTAGGCAGATACCAAGAGGTTCAACACTGATGAAGCCCACTGCTAGCCAATTGGCAAAACTAGATAATTCCAg ACTTCGTATGCAAGTGGATAAAACTAAGGAGAAAGGCTTGTTTTCTTCATCTGGATCTGAAGCACAGGCTTCTAAAAGACAGAAGCTCGATGGAGGTCTACTTCGCAAG ATTGCTGAAAAGACACAGGAGATGAATTTTGTCCACAAGGCAGTCAAGAAG GACAGAACTCTTGAGAGGAACTTACAACATGGCAGGACAAAGACTACTGTCCCACAGGAGCCTGATTTTGCAACATCACATAGAGCAAATAGAATACG GCAAAAGGACGATGCTAAGTTGGACCAGGAGGCAACATCAGTATATAGATTCAAAGCACGCCCCTTCAACCGAAAA ATCTTTGAGGCTCCATCGATGCCTATTCGGAAGAAGAGCACTCCTAAACTTCCAGAATTTCAA gAATTTCACTTGAAGACCTCAGAAAGAGCTATGCAACATTCATCAGCAGTATCAACGGGGAATAATTATCGTAAG GGGTCGTATAAGCCTGATACGAAAGCTTTTCTTGATGGTGTTAACAGGGAACCAAGAAG ACCCAGAGCTGCTGATATAGCTAAAGATAATGACAGAAAACACATTTTCAAAGCTCGTCCTCTTGACAATAAG ATAGTTTCAAGTAGACGAGACATTGGCATTTTCAGAAAAAGCAAGCGAGAAACCGCAGTTTCCTTG ACACAAACTCGGGAGTTTAGTTTTCGCTCACAAAAAAAGGTTCAACAAGATTTGCCAACAGACCTTTTCAGTAAG CTCTCTATAAAACCGGAGCTCCAGCCAAATAATGGATCTCGGTTAAGATCCCCTCAGCCTGAACAA G
- the LOC111198068 gene encoding protein TPX2 isoform X1, translating into MMEVIERDMETETETDTDEDMETDEPMVFEVTEIDLEYEFDAARWCDFTREESPLESRVAELWFETAQSYPPSPFAIKLLMMREEVSDEKTEPLSKSEDVRESDIDISQDQHCLATDVNETANEMKSGVFNFIQRGGELKNVPNESLLKGPTISNHVHKDKVKCRTKSSTRQIPRGSTLMKPTASQLAKLDNSRLRMQVDKTKEKGLFSSSGSEAQASKRQKLDGGLLRKIAEKTQEMNFVHKAVKKDRTLERNLQHGRTKTTVPQEPDFATSHRANRIRQKDDAKLDQEATSVYRFKARPFNRKIFEAPSMPIRKKSTPKLPEFQEFHLKTSERAMQHSSAVSTGNNYRKGSYKPDTKAFLDGVNREPRRPRAADIAKDNDRKHIFKARPLDNKIVSSRRDIGIFRKSKRETAVSLTQTREFSFRSQKKVQQDLPTDLFSKLSIKPELQPNNGSRLRSPQPEQVKGSKENRLNSFQAGNERTRTVQRWYMDH; encoded by the exons ATGATGGAGGTTATAGAGAGAGATATGGAGACGGAGACAGAGACGGATacggatgaagatatggagacAGATGAGCCAATGGTGTTTGAAGTAACTGAAATCGATCTGGAGTATGAGTTTGATGCTGCTCGCTGGTGCGATTTCACTCGAGAGGAGTCTCCGTTGGAGTCTCGTGTTGCCGAACTCTGGTTCGAAACCGCTCAGTCTTACCCACCGTCTC CTTTTGCAATAAAACTGTTAATGATGAGAGAGGAGGTTTCTGATGAAAAGACCGAGCCTTTGTCAAAATCAGAAGATGTCCGGGAGAGCGACATAGATATCTCCCAGGACCAGCATTGTCTAGCCACAGATGTGAATGAAACAG CAAATGAAATGAAGTCTGGAGTTTTTAACTTCATTCAAAGGGGTGGTGAATTGAAGAATGTTCCAAATGAGTCTTTGCTTAAAG GACCAACGATTAGCAATCACGTACACAAAGATAAAGTAAAATGCAGAACGAAGTCAAGTACTAGGCAGATACCAAGAGGTTCAACACTGATGAAGCCCACTGCTAGCCAATTGGCAAAACTAGATAATTCCAg ACTTCGTATGCAAGTGGATAAAACTAAGGAGAAAGGCTTGTTTTCTTCATCTGGATCTGAAGCACAGGCTTCTAAAAGACAGAAGCTCGATGGAGGTCTACTTCGCAAG ATTGCTGAAAAGACACAGGAGATGAATTTTGTCCACAAGGCAGTCAAGAAG GACAGAACTCTTGAGAGGAACTTACAACATGGCAGGACAAAGACTACTGTCCCACAGGAGCCTGATTTTGCAACATCACATAGAGCAAATAGAATACG GCAAAAGGACGATGCTAAGTTGGACCAGGAGGCAACATCAGTATATAGATTCAAAGCACGCCCCTTCAACCGAAAA ATCTTTGAGGCTCCATCGATGCCTATTCGGAAGAAGAGCACTCCTAAACTTCCAGAATTTCAA gAATTTCACTTGAAGACCTCAGAAAGAGCTATGCAACATTCATCAGCAGTATCAACGGGGAATAATTATCGTAAG GGGTCGTATAAGCCTGATACGAAAGCTTTTCTTGATGGTGTTAACAGGGAACCAAGAAG ACCCAGAGCTGCTGATATAGCTAAAGATAATGACAGAAAACACATTTTCAAAGCTCGTCCTCTTGACAATAAG ATAGTTTCAAGTAGACGAGACATTGGCATTTTCAGAAAAAGCAAGCGAGAAACCGCAGTTTCCTTG ACACAAACTCGGGAGTTTAGTTTTCGCTCACAAAAAAAGGTTCAACAAGATTTGCCAACAGACCTTTTCAGTAAG CTCTCTATAAAACCGGAGCTCCAGCCAAATAATGGATCTCGGTTAAGATCCCCTCAGCCTGAACAAGTAAAG G